Proteins from one Dromiciops gliroides isolate mDroGli1 chromosome 6, mDroGli1.pri, whole genome shotgun sequence genomic window:
- the FGF4 gene encoding fibroblast growth factor 4 translates to MPHPSALLPALLLGLLSPWPGRGGPLPAPHNDTLDWRWETLFSRSMARLPGERKELNRDGDYLLGIKRLRRLYCNVGIGFHLQVLPDGRINGVHNENRYSLLELSPVERGVVSLFGVKSRLFVAMNSKGKLYGSTYFNDECTFKEILLPNNYNAYESRQYPGMYIALSKNGRTKKGNRVSPTMTVTHFLPRI, encoded by the exons ATGCCTCACCCCTCAGCCTTGCTGCCCGCGCTGCTGCTGGGGCTGCTGTCCCCCTGGCCCGGCCGCGGGGGCCCTCTGCCAGCCCCCCACAACGACACGCTCGACTGGCGCTGGGAGACCCTCTTCTCTCGCTCTATGGCCCGGCTCCCCGGGGAGAGGAAGGAGCTGAACCGGGACGGGGACTATCTACTGGGCATCAAGAGATTGCGCCGTCTCTACTGCAACGTGGGCATCGGCTTTCATCTCCAGGTCCTGCCCGATGGCCGTATCAACGGCGTCCACAACGAGAACCGCTACA GTTTGCTGGAGCTGTCGCCGGTGGAACGGGGAGTCGTGAGCCTCTTTGGGGTCAAAAGTCGTCTTTTCGTGGCCATGAACAGCAAAGGCAAACTCTACGGCTCG aCCTACTTCAATGATGAGTGTACCTTCAAAGAAATTCTCCTGCCTAATAACTACAATGCTTACGAGTCCCGGCAGTACCCGGGCATGTacattgccctgagcaaaaacGGCCGAACCAAGAAAGGTAACCGTGTGTCACCCACCATGACTGTGACCCACTTCCTGCCCAGGATTTGA